From Streptomyces sp. NBC_01551:
CGGACCGGATCACCACCACCGAGCTCCTCGGCCGCGCCATGATCGCCGTCGCCACCCCCGCGACGGCCCCCGGCACCCATGTCCTGCGCACCCGTGACATCAACCGTCTCGGCGGCGCGGACCAGGCATAATTCGCTGTCGGACCGTCCTCCCGCACGTGAGAATGGAGCATCTCGATCCGGGAGGAACCCCATGAGCCAGGCCCACCTGACTCTGCACGACCTGCTGCCGCCCCAGGACCTGGCGGCCGCCATCGACGCCGGGCACGTGACCCGCAAGTCGCACCCCGAACTGCCGCTGTCCATCTACACGTACACGCGGACGGCCCAGTACGAGCAGGTGTGGAACCAGGTCACCACGCGTTGTCGAGGCCTCGTCGCCGACGACACCACCGGCGCCGTCGTCGCCCTGCCGCTGCCGAAGTTCTTCAACGTCGGCGAGCACGAGGCCGGGCGGCCGTACGCGCCCGCGCTGCCGCAGGACGAGCCGTTCGAGGTGTACGACAAGGTCGACGGCAGCCTCGGCGTGGTCTTCCACTACGCCGGCCACTGGCGGGTCGCCTCCAAGGGTTCCTTCATCAGCGCCCAGGCCACCTGGGCGCAGCGCCGCCTCGACGGCAAGGACACCTCGGGCCTGGTCCCGGGCGTGACCTACCTCGCCGAGATCCTGTACCCGGAGAACCGCATCGTCGTCGACTACGGCGACCGCCGGGACCTGGTCCTGCTCGCCGCCTTCGGGCGGGACGGCACCGAGGTCCCGCTCGCCGAGGCCGCCGCCCACTGGCAGGGCATCGGCTCCGTCGTCACGGTGTGGCCCGCCATGCCGCTGGCCGAACTGATCGCGCTGACCGAGTCCAACACCCTGCCCGGCGGCCGCACCGCCACCGGTACCGACGCCGAGGGCTTCGTGCTGCGCTTCGCGTCCGGCGTCCGGGCGAAGGCCAAGATCTCCGAGTACGTACGGCTGCACAAGGTGCTGACCCGGGTCACCGAGCGCGACATCTGGCGCGGCCACGGCATCCAGCGCTTCGCCGGCCTGCCCGCCAAGCAGCTGGCCCAGCACCTGGGTTGCACGGTCGCCGACATCGACGCCTGGGGCGACAAGCCGCTCGACGCGCTGCTGGACCAGGTGCCCGACGAGTTCGACACCTGGGTGCGCCAGGTCATCGCCCGCATCGAGGAAGAGGCCGCGCGGCGCGAGCGCGCCATCGACGAGGCCTTCCGGGGCCTCGCGCACCTGACCGGCGACCGGGGCGCCTTCGCGCGGGCCGCGAAGGCGCTGCCCGACAGCCGGCTGCGCGCCGCGATGTTCCTGCGCCTGGACGGCCGGTCCACCGAGCTCGCCGTCTGGCGGGACGTGCGGCCGGAGACGGCCGACCCCTACACCACCGACGAGGAGAACTGACCAGTGTCCGAAGACCCCGCACGCCCCGTCGTCCATGTCATGACGGGGCTGCCGGCCTCGGGGAAGACGACCGCGGCGCGGGCCCTGCAGGCCGAGGCCGGAGGGCGGATACGCCGTGTCAACCTGGATGACCTGCGGGCCATGCTCGACGTGCCCGACCCCGAGCGGAGCCGTTCGTACAAGCACGAGCAGACCGTCCTGGCCGTCCAGGACGCGGCCGTGCGCGCGGCGGTCGAGGACGGGTTCGACGTGGTCGTCGACAACACGCACCTGACACCGCACATCCCCAAGCGGCTCAAGGCCGCGGTCGGGGGGCTCGCCACCTTCGTCGTGCACGACTTCACGGACGTGTCGGTGGAGGAGTGCGTGGCCCGGGACGCCGCGCGGGAACGGCAGGTCGGCGAGGAGATCATCCGGATCCTCGCGGACAAGCACCAGCGGTCCCGCAAGGGCGGCTGGCGGCTCACCGCCGAGTGGCTCAACGACCAGCCCCCCGTGCAGCCGTACGTGGCCGACCCGGCGCTGCCCGCCGCGGTGATGTGCGACATCGACGGGACGCTCGCGCTGACCGGCGACCGTCACGTCTACGACTTCACGCGTTGCGGACTCGACCTGCTCAACGAGCCGGTGCGGTACGCCCTGGACGCCTTCAGGCGCGCCGAGGGCGACACCATCGTGCTGCTGTCCGGGCGGAGCGAGGACCACCGGGTGCAGACGGAGGAATGGCTGGCGCGGCACGAGGTGCCGTACGACGAGCTGTGGATGCGCGCGTCCGGGGACCAGCGCCGCGATGACGTGGTGAAGGCCGAACTGTTCGACGCGCACGTCCGCCACCGGTACGCGGTGCGGATGTCGCTGGACGACCGGGACCGGGTGGTCGCGGTCTGGCGCCGGATGGGCCTGCCCACCTGGCAGGTCAACTACGGGGACTTCTAGCGCGGCCGTGCGCCGCCACGCCCCGGAAGGCCGGCCCCCGAGGTGCGGGGGCCGGCCTTCCGGCTGCCGGGTTACGGCATCGGCACGGGCTGCGGGCGCGGCTCGCGCGGACGCGCCGGGCAGGCCTTCACGGGGCCGAGGTTCTGGACGTAGCGCGCGGCCACCCAGCGGGACTCGGAGCCGGCGAGGCGGTACCAGATGTCGTTGCCGTCAACCAGGTCCCCGGTGTTCTTGCACACGAGCTCGACGTGCCGGCCGGGCTGGAGCGTGCCGAGGTTGTTCGATCCGACGTAGGGCTTGTTGCGGATGGTCAGCGGGCCCTTGGAGACGACCTTGCCGTAGACGGCCTTGACCTGGGTGCCGTCGGTGGTGTTTCCGTTCGAGTTCTCGCCGGACCCGTTCGGGGTCCCGGTGGAGTTCTCCGAGTTGTCCCAGTCGCCGGTGTTTCCAGTGTTACCGGTGTTGCCCGTGTTTCCAGTGTTGCCCGTGTTTCCGGTGTTTCCAGTGTTGCCCGTGTTGGCGTCGGAGTTGCCCGTGTTGCCCGTGTTGCCCGTGCTACCTGTGTTGCCCGTGCTGGCGTCGGAGTTGCCGGTGTTCCCCGAGTTCTCGGTGCCGTCGTCCGGCCAACCGTGCTCGGTGCCGTCGTCCACCACGCTCCCCTGCTCCGGCGTGTCGGGCAGCGGGTCCTCGTCCGCCGCGGCGACGCCCGCTCCGACCAGGCCGAGCACCAGGCTTCCGGCGGCGAGAGCGAGGATGGTCCTGGGGCGCTTCAGCATGAGCCGGCTCCTCTATGAAGACGTCCGCCCGGCCGCGGCGCGCGGCCGGAGGCGGCGACCAGGCGGTCACCACGGACGACTATGACGAGGGCGTGGCCCAACGGCCCGGCGGCGCACCGCCGATTAACCCGATATGCGCAATATCTGGCGATGGTGCGCATGTGCGAGGCCATGCCCGCCCCCGAACGGGCACGGCCGCGCGGCGGGGCCCCCGGGGGGAGGGGCCGATGCCGGAGTGGACCGGCTCCGGGAAATCTACGGGCGGACCGCCACCGCCCGCGCCCATCCACAGGGTGAAACCCGCCTACCCCCCAGGGTGGGGACCCTGTACAACCAGGGGTGTACCAGAGGGGGTTGACGTGCAGTTGTCCGCGCACCCGGCGGCGGTCCGGATCCGCGCCGGGCTTCCGGTGACCGGCGAGGTCGTGTATGCCGTCGGCTCGCTGTGGATCTCCTCCACCATGGTCCGCAACTGGCCCGACCCCCAGGGCTACTGGCGCGACACCGACGCCCTCGCCTACGCGCTCCTCGTCGCGAGCTACCTGCCGCTCGCCCTGCGGCGGCGATTCCCCGTCGCCATCCTGGCGAGCACCGCGTTCTGCGTCGCCGCGTACTTCACCCTCGGCTACTACCACGTCGTCGCCGTCTGCGGGCTGCTCCTCCCGCTCTACACCGTCGCCTCGCTCATCCCCCGCCGGGTGTCGGCCCGGTGCGCGGCCGGGGCGCTGCTCGTGCTCCTGTGGGGCACCCGGCTCGCCGAACCGGGGATCGGGCCGCTCAGCGCCCGCGAGGCCCTCGCGGAGATGCGCCGGATGCTGGTCCTGCTGCGCGCGCGGGAGGCGGCGCCCGCCGACCCGGCCCTGCCCGGCGTACCCCGACTCGCGCAGCTCGACGAGCCCGCCAAGCGGGTCGGCGAGGCCGGGGTGGGCGTCGACGTACAGGTCACGGGCGCGGCGTACCCGCTGCCGTCCGGGATCGACCTGTGCGCGTACCGCGTCGTCCAGGAGGCGCTGACGAACGTGCTGAAGCACGCGCCCGCCGCCCGGACCACCGTTCGCGTGCACTACGCCGAGGACGAGGTCCGGGTACGGGTGAAGGACGACGGAAAGGGGCATGCCGGCGCGCGGGATTCAGTCCCTCGCGGGG
This genomic window contains:
- a CDS encoding sensor histidine kinase encodes the protein MQLSAHPAAVRIRAGLPVTGEVVYAVGSLWISSTMVRNWPDPQGYWRDTDALAYALLVASYLPLALRRRFPVAILASTAFCVAAYFTLGYYHVVAVCGLLLPLYTVASLIPRRVSARCAAGALLVLLWGTRLAEPGIGPLSAREALAEMRRMLVLLRAREAAPADPALPGVPRLAQLDEPAKRVGEAGVGVDVQVTGAAYPLPSGIDLCAYRVVQEALTNVLKHAPAARTTVRVHYAEDEVRVRVKDDGKGHAGARDSVPRGAPGQGLIGMRERATIYHGTVSAEPAPEGGFEVRLRIPVPRAGRGA
- a CDS encoding AAA family ATPase, whose product is MSEDPARPVVHVMTGLPASGKTTAARALQAEAGGRIRRVNLDDLRAMLDVPDPERSRSYKHEQTVLAVQDAAVRAAVEDGFDVVVDNTHLTPHIPKRLKAAVGGLATFVVHDFTDVSVEECVARDAARERQVGEEIIRILADKHQRSRKGGWRLTAEWLNDQPPVQPYVADPALPAAVMCDIDGTLALTGDRHVYDFTRCGLDLLNEPVRYALDAFRRAEGDTIVLLSGRSEDHRVQTEEWLARHEVPYDELWMRASGDQRRDDVVKAELFDAHVRHRYAVRMSLDDRDRVVAVWRRMGLPTWQVNYGDF
- a CDS encoding RNA ligase — its product is MSQAHLTLHDLLPPQDLAAAIDAGHVTRKSHPELPLSIYTYTRTAQYEQVWNQVTTRCRGLVADDTTGAVVALPLPKFFNVGEHEAGRPYAPALPQDEPFEVYDKVDGSLGVVFHYAGHWRVASKGSFISAQATWAQRRLDGKDTSGLVPGVTYLAEILYPENRIVVDYGDRRDLVLLAAFGRDGTEVPLAEAAAHWQGIGSVVTVWPAMPLAELIALTESNTLPGGRTATGTDAEGFVLRFASGVRAKAKISEYVRLHKVLTRVTERDIWRGHGIQRFAGLPAKQLAQHLGCTVADIDAWGDKPLDALLDQVPDEFDTWVRQVIARIEEEAARRERAIDEAFRGLAHLTGDRGAFARAAKALPDSRLRAAMFLRLDGRSTELAVWRDVRPETADPYTTDEEN